GTCGTCTCGATGGAGAAAGTTTCGACGGAGATGACGAGTGGGATCGCAGTCGTCGATCAAGCTGGTGCTTCGTTTGCCGATATCGAGACAGCCATCACCGACGTGACAGGGCACGTCGAAGAAGTATCGGGTGCCGTTCAAGAAATGGCGGCAGCAAGTGAACAGATTGCCTCTGTCATGCGGACGATTCAAGCGGTGACAGAAGGAACTGCTGCTGGTACACAAAACATCTCAGCCTCGACTGAAGAACAGATGGCATCGATGGAAGAAATTTCATCGGCGTCACAGTCGCTTGCGACGATGGCAGATGATTTAAAACAAGTCACGGGCAGGTTTACTGTCTAAGTGATTAAAAACGACGACCATGAGGGGAAACCCGTCATGGTCGTTTTTATATTTACGGTAATGACTGGAAAATAGGCAGGGGAGTAAGGTTGTTTCGTCGTATGTACATGTTAAGTAAGAATGACGCAAGGCAATCGAATCGGTGGATGGATATTATGAAAGTGATTGAAGAAACTGTTTGACGGCGCGGCGGGACCTTAAGTGAATGATCTGTTTATCGGAAGTAGCTTCAAGTGTTGAAAGGATTTCTGGGCGCTTATCAACCGGAAAACGCCAAATCCACTTTAGAAAATCGAGTGACAACTTCTCGGGGCAACCTGTCGCCATGTCCGGTCGACTGGTCTTGCGATAGCGCCATGTCCGTTTGAGTGCCCGGTAAAGACAAAGCGTCCGAGGTAAATCAAGGAAGATGATCGTATCGGCTGCATCGATCCGTAAGTCAAGCGTTCCACCGTAATTGCCGTCGATGATCCACGTGTCGCGTGACGTGAGTGTTTGTTGAATCAAGCGTTGTTCCTCACGCGAGACCGCCTCCCAGTTCGGACGCCATAATAAGGTGTCAAGGTGATTGACGGGATAGCCGAGTTTCTCTCCCAGCGCCCGCGCAAGAGTTGATTTGCCGGATCCACCAGACCCTATCAAAATGATTTTCTGCATGAAATACCTCCTATTTTTTGTCATAGGAATTGATCATACCACGTTTTTCTAGTTGAGGATAGAACGAAAGGAGTGAATGAGATGGTACCAAATTTTATAATCGAAGGGATGACGATCGTTTTTGTACTACTCGTGATTGGCTGCGGCGTGATTTTTCTGCCGGTACGCTGGAAGCGGTATGGATTGATTTTGCTTGGTTTGGTGGCAATCGGATGTAGTTCCTTTTGGTATGTCCGACCGACGCTCGTGAATCAGCAGATTGCTGAGAATGCGAAGTTGCTTAAGATGGAACTGGCACGTCAATTCCC
This window of the Exiguobacterium acetylicum genome carries:
- a CDS encoding DNA topology modulation protein, which translates into the protein MQKIILIGSGGSGKSTLARALGEKLGYPVNHLDTLLWRPNWEAVSREEQRLIQQTLTSRDTWIIDGNYGGTLDLRIDAADTIIFLDLPRTLCLYRALKRTWRYRKTSRPDMATGCPEKLSLDFLKWIWRFPVDKRPEILSTLEATSDKQIIHLRSRRAVKQFLQSLS